The following DNA comes from Mesotoga sp. UBA6090.
ACATACAATCGTTCATCTTCGATATTGATCAACTTAGTGACCGAAGAACCTTTGAAGAAGTGATGCTGGGAAGTAAATCCCAGGAAGTGATGCTGGCACTTACGCGCCAGGAACAAAGCGGAGAGTTGCCTACCGATCTTCTTTATCTGTAATCCCATTCAGAATCATATTCTTCTTGTAGGGGCGAACGGCTGTTCGCCCGAAGAGGGGGAAGCCATCTCACAGGCGCAAGGCAGAAGCCAAAAATTAGTCGGTCTGCTGTGCAGGCCAGTAAGGCTTCGCCTGGCCAGTCTCGCCTTCGGCGAGGCCAGTTCCGACTGCGTCGGCCTAAAAGCCGCTTGGATAAGAAACGCTGAAGGCTGTACGCTGGAAAACGAAGGATCGGTTGGAAGAGCGGGTCAGGAAATACGGGTTACTAGGAGCGGGTTACAGAGTGCGGGTTAGAAAGATCGGGTTGATGAAAGCGGTTTATCAGAACGGAGTATTGAAGAGCGAGATGCTGAAACAAGTAAAGACGAATTTGTGGGCATATTCGGAGGACGGGGGACCGTTGACGGACAACGTTGTCTCCCAGCGCTCAGCGGGTTCTTGATTTTAAGCGTAAAGCGGTTTTCATGGAACGTGTCGGTCCCTACTTTGGACTAGTGCGTAGGGTCAAGAGATGGCGCGGTGTAAGTACAGACCTTGTGAGGCCAGGCTGTTTACTCCCCTTTCGGGAGAGTGTCCCCCTCAAGCGGGGATTTAAGATCAAGAACGTAGAGATGCATGAAACCGTCTTCATTTGATAATGGTGATCGATTCTGGAACTAATGAACAAGATGATTGAGTTTCAGAGAAGATGATGTGGGTAATGAAGACCAGCTTGAGTGAGAATCTCGGAGCCAGAGAAAGTGTTTTGGGCTCTCACATTCAACCGTGCAGTAGAAGAAGGAACTGATGAGAACAAGCTAAGGATCTTGATCATAGTTCAAGAGTGTGTAAGAAGCAAGGATCAATGAATCTCATGATTTTGGTATAAAGTCTGACTAATGAATATCTGGCTGCGCAAGGAACTCTGTTCTCGAAGTATCAAAAGCAGAAAATTGAAGAGGCGTGGGGTGTTCCCACGCCTCAGTGCATCGGCTTTTCGCCGTGCGCAGGCTCTATGGCCTAGTGCGTGACACCCTCGTGAGGTGGCCGCAGGAATATTATAAAACATTTCAACGTCTGGTATCAAGTATTCTCTTGAGTAGATTTAATTATGATGCATTACGGTATTCAGTGTGCTCTCTGCTTACGATCCTTGTTGCTTCAAAGGTCGCTGTAGACTTCCTCACCTTCAATGAACACTCTTTCTGCCTTCGCAGCAAGGTTGAATGGATGATTTGTCCAAACCGCAATATCTGCGTCTTTTCCGACTTCGAGTGATCCGACCCTCTCATCTATTTTCAGAATTTTCGCTGCATTTATTGTGACCATCTTCAGTAAGTCTTCCTCTTTGGAGCCGTAACGAAGGGCCACTCCCAGCTGCACGTTCGTATTCTCAAGAGGAATCACTGGGTGATCACACATAAATGCAGCAAGGACGCCTTTTTCATTGAGTATTCTGGGTGCATCGTAACTCATATCCTTAAGCTCTAGTTTCGTTCGGAAGCCAAAAATCGGGCCGAGAACGACCGGAACATTGTTCTCTTTGAGAAAATCTACTATCTTGTAGCCTTCCGTCGCGTGTTCTATTACCAGATCGAAATCAAACTCCTTAGAGAGCCTGATTGCAGTAAGAATATCATCCTGTCTGTGAGCGTGAATTCTAGCAGGAATCTCTTTCTTCAACACTTTTTCCCCCACTTCAAGCTTGGGGTCGAAATCTGTGAAGGGTTTGCCCTCTTTCTCTGCCGCCTTCTTCTTTTCCATGTACGCTCTAACTTTCTGGAGGTAGCCACGGATAACCGCTGCCGTTCCCAGTCTTGTCGACGGTGTTTTCTTGAAGCCCTCACCATAGACTCTCTTGGGATTCTCACCAGTTGCCATTTTCAGGCCCGCCGGGGAACGAACGACCATATCATCGACTATCAGAGTTTTCTTGAACTTGAAGATTGCCCCCTGTCCACCGACTGGATTGGCGCTGCCTGGAACGACCATTACGGTCGTGACTCCTCCAGATAGAGCTCTTTTTATCGCTGCGTCTTGAGGATTGAAGGCATCAACAACGGAGACATCCGGAGTAAGGGGGTCCGTCGCTTCGTTACCGTCTCCGTAGTAGCCTCCAACTCCCTCTTCGTA
Coding sequences within:
- a CDS encoding amidohydrolase, translating into MSILLKNGTIYPITSEPFKGDILISKGKIERIGQGLEEPEAEVIGVSGKYVFPGFIDAHSHIGIYEEGVGGYYGDGNEATDPLTPDVSVVDAFNPQDAAIKRALSGGVTTVMVVPGSANPVGGQGAIFKFKKTLIVDDMVVRSPAGLKMATGENPKRVYGEGFKKTPSTRLGTAAVIRGYLQKVRAYMEKKKAAEKEGKPFTDFDPKLEVGEKVLKKEIPARIHAHRQDDILTAIRLSKEFDFDLVIEHATEGYKIVDFLKENNVPVVLGPIFGFRTKLELKDMSYDAPRILNEKGVLAAFMCDHPVIPLENTNVQLGVALRYGSKEEDLLKMVTINAAKILKIDERVGSLEVGKDADIAVWTNHPFNLAAKAERVFIEGEEVYSDL